One part of the Rutidosis leptorrhynchoides isolate AG116_Rl617_1_P2 chromosome 1, CSIRO_AGI_Rlap_v1, whole genome shotgun sequence genome encodes these proteins:
- the LOC139867448 gene encoding uncharacterized protein: MDNRLIREELNYNIIELQTLHATLFNTLNPEQLAIYHQVMNAVLTKQGGLFFLYGPGGTRKTFLYNTVLAKLRSEKMIVLAVASSGIASLLLPGGRTSHSRFVIPLELMENSTCGIKHNTHLAALLKEARLIIWDEEPMTQKFDFEALDKTLRDILGAKDETNRAKLFGGMPILLGGDFRQILPVIPKGKRQEIVHACINRSDLWQHCHLHTLSRIMRVNEYTTDGQLDTRKHEFNKWVLDIGEGKVPTTSKEGDDEPTWIKIPDEFIVKSENPPIDTIVDVIFPNYIERQEDEEYLRERAILTPRNDDAYEINKHMFKKLQGTRLCNGTRLIITAFQFFLLQARIITGSHVGKSVIIPRIVLTSTESKWPFIMQRIQFSVRPCYAMTINKSQGQSLKFVGLYLPKPVFSHGQLYVALSRVTDPAGLKIVMLNDREERLRDHTKNVVYKETFFNLTNTL, from the exons ATGGACAATCGTTTGATTCGAGAGGAATTAAACTACAACATAATAGAATTGCAAACGTTACATGCCACCCTTTTCAACACTCTCAACCCAGAACAACTAGCAATTTATCACCAAGTTATGAATGCTGTCCTTACAAAACAAGGCGGACTTTTTTTCTTATACGGTCCCGGTGGCACTAGGAAAACATTCTTATACAATACCGTCCTTGCAAAATTAAGATCTGAAAAAATGATTGTTCTGGCAGTTGCATCATCAG GTATTGCTTCCTTGCTTCTGCCTGGAGGGCGGACATCCCATAGCAGATTCGTGATCCCACTCGAATTAATGGAAAATAGCACATGTGGTATAAAACATAACACACATTTGGCCGCACTACTTAAAGAGGCGAGGTTAATAATTTGGGATGAAGAGCCAATGACTCAAAAATTTGATTTCGAAGCATTGGACAAAACTTTAAGAGACATTTTAGGTGCTAAAGATGAAACAAATAGAGCCAAGCTATTTGGCGGTATGCCTATTTTACTAGGCGGGGACTTTAGGCAGATCCTCCCAGTGATACCAAAGGGCAAGCGACAGGAGATTGTTCATGCATGTATTAATAGATCTGATTTATGGCAGCATTGCCACCTCCATACCCTGTCACGCATCATGAGGGTGAACGAATACACTACTGATGGTCAACTTGATACTCGCAAACACGAATTCAACAAATGGGTACTTGATATTGGAGAAGGTAAAGTCCCCACAACCTCTAAGGAAGGAGATGATGAACCAACATGGATAAAGATTCCGGACGAATTCATTGTGAAATCTGAAAACCCTCCCATTGACACAATAGTCGATGTCATATTCCCAAATTATATCGAAAGGCAAGAGGATGAAGAGTATTTGCGTGAACGGGCTATTTTAACGCCAAGGAATGACGATGCGTATgagattaacaaacatatgttcaagaAATTACAGGGTACAA GACTGTGTAACGGAACCCGACTTATCATAACTGCATTTCAATTTTTTCTTCTCCAAGCTCGAATTATTACTGGGTCCCATGTCGGTAAATCTGTGATCATCCCACGTATAGTTCTCACTTCCACCGAATCAAAATGGCCCTTCATCATGCAACGAATACAATTTTCAGTCAGGCCCTGTTATGCAATGACAATTAATAAAAGCCAAGGCCAATCACTAAAATTTGTCGGCCTCTACCTGCCAAAACCTGTTTTCAGTCACGGTCAATTATATGTTGCCCTTTCAAGAGTCACCGACCCCGCCGGTCTCAAAATAGTAATGCTGAATGATCGGGAAGAACGCTTAAGAGATCACACAAAAAATGTAGTCTACAAGGAGACTTTTTTCAACTTGACCAACACCTTATAA